Genomic window (Vibrio pomeroyi):
CAATTAACATCATCACGAAGGCTCCAGAAAACGATTGGAGCTCTACACTAAGCATGGACAACTCTTCACCTATGGATGGTAACGGCGGCCAAGAATACTCGGTTGGCTTAACGACATCAGGTGCTCTAATTGAAGATGAGTTGTACGCACGTGTTTCTGTAAACCAAACTAGTCGTAATGCATGGCAGCCATACTCAGGTACACACAGTTCTGGTTATGATCGTGAAGACATTACTGCACTAGAAGGCCGCGACACTCTTAGCCTATTAGCAAGCCTGTCATGGCATGCGACGGATAATCAAACGATCGATTTTGATTTTGGTTACAGCGACGACGAACGTGAATCAGCGGCAGAAAGTGCAAAATCGGTTATTGAGTCAGACACTCGTGTAGTGCGTCACAGCCAAGCAATTACACACAGTGGTTTCTGGAGCTGGGGTGATACTCAAGTTCGTTATTCACGCGAGAACGTAACAGATAATGATGCAGCTGATCTAGGCAACAACTTCAGCAGCGATATCGAAGAGCTAACTCAAATTGTTGAAGCATCTGCTACTACTTACCTTGGTGACAGCCACACGCTGACATTTGGTATGGACTACCAGTTAAGTGAATTAACTAACAAAGAAAACCTATCAAGCGGAACGTCTGAAGCATATCAAGGTGCATTGTTTGTACAAGACCAATGGGTCATGACAGACAGCCTAACCGCAACGATCGGTGGTCGTTTGGATAAGCACGAATTGTACGGCGAAGAGTTCAGCCCACGAGTGTATTTGGTTCACCAAACAACGAATGACCTAATCATCAAAGGTGGTGTAGGCAAGGCATTCAAGGCGCCAACCTTGACTCAAAACCAATCTGACTACACAGTATCAAGCTGTAAGGGCGGTTGTGCGTTGGTGGGTAATGAAGACCTAAATCCAGAGACAAGCATTAACTACGAACTTGCGACGGTATACACACAACCACGTTGGAATGTAGAAGCTGCATTATTCCGTAATGAGATTAATGACCTAATCGAAAGAACGCAGGGTTACTGCCCGCAAGGTGGTGATTGGAACGAAAGTGCTCTTCAATGTGAAAACCCTGACGGTACACCAACGGGAGATTTAGGCGCGAAGACGTACCAAAACGTGTCTGAAGCTATCATTCAAGGTGTTGAGCTTGGCGGTATGTACCAAATCTCTGACGAGTGGGCCGTTTCTGGTAACTACACTTACCTAGATACAGAAGACAAGTCGACAGGTGAAGAGCTACTTGAGCGTTACAAGCATTCAGGCTTTGTGAAGCTTAACTGGAACCCAACTTACGATCTAAGTACCTTTGTGAGTGCGCGTTACCGTGGTGAGCGTCAGATTGACGGCGACCTAACGCAAGACGCTTATACAACATTGAACATCGGTACGGTTTACAATGTGAATGATTCAGTGCGACTACGCGCAGGTATTTCAAATCTAACAGATGAGTCAGTATCGGAAGAGTTAGAGTACATTGGTTATGTTGAAGAGGCACGTACTTACTACGTAGGTATGACTGCAGACTTCTAATCAACCTGCGTTGATTCGATAGATACATTTAAAAAAAGAACCCACATGACTTAAAGTCGTGTGGGTTCTTTTGATTTGGGCGCTCGTAACTTGAGCGAGCTTAGGTGTCGAAAAGTGTTAGCTTTTTACACAAGTAATAAGAGCATTGCCCGATTGGGTATCCCACGGCAACAACTTATCGTAATCGTGTTCAAAGACATGAACTTCAAAGTAGGCTTTGAGTATTTCAATCAACTCTTGGAACGAGAAGGCCACCATTGGGTGTTCATCAACCCATATTTGAGTTTCACCAGCGGTTGTCTTCTCTATACGGAGTTTCAACGCCTGTTTGTCACCTTCACCTGAATAATACCAACCCGAACGGAAAGTAAAATCATCCTGCTCTTTGTTAGTTGTGTGTCGAACAAAAAGATCATTACAGATCTTGTCTTTGTCTACCACATTGAAGCAGAACACACCGCCTTGTTTTAGCGCTTTATGAACGCTGGCAATGCACTCTTTTAGCTTCTCGATGCCATCGTTGTAGTGGATGGAATACAAGAAACAAGTAATAAGGTCGAACGGCTCAGAGACTTCAAAATTACTCATGTTCTGCACTGAAAAGTTCGCTTCCGGGCAGCGTATTTGAGCGATGTCTAACATGGGTTGGTTTAGGTCAAGTCCATTGCTTTGATAGCCGTAATCAATAAAGTGACGAACGTGAGGACCTGTACCACAACCAAGGTCTAGGTGAGTTTTTCCTTCATTTCCAAAAATCTGATGTAGCCTACGAACGCAGTTACTTTGCGCTTGGTAGTCAATATCAACACACATTAAATCATAGTAACCAGATAGGTCGGTATAGAGCGCGTTGGCGGACATGTTTGCCTGCAGTATTTGCTGAAAAAATTGGGGTGGCGCATAGTAAACTAGAACCTAAAAATAACAAGAAAATCTTGGCTCAGTTTACTAGTTTAAATGACCTTTATTGATACTTAGCAATTATTTCACTGTCCACACGCTACACATGCACCTTCATGGTTTACCGAGACTCTATTTTTTCCGTTTAATTTAGCACGATAGAGCGCATCATCTGTAACTCGAATCAATGTATTGAGGGAGTTGCTGGTACGAACGATGCAGGTGTCGGTAATGCCAATACTGACGCTTGATTGAAATTTAGTGCGATTGAACCCCAAGAACTGACGTGTGCGAAACTCTTCGCAGATACGTTCGCCTACAACTCTTGCTTGTGAATCGGCAGTGGCTAGCGCAGTTGCTTGATTCGTTCGGGCTTTAGGAAAGAAGACGATAAACTCTTCGCCGCCCCAGCGTCCAACAACACCGTTTAACGCTTTAACGTGCTTCTTGATGATTTGTGCAAGGGTGCGAATCACTTCATCACCCACACTGTGGCCAAATTGATCGTTAATCTTTTTGAAGTCATCAATGTCCAGCAACAAACAAGACATCTCAGTTTGATCACTTAACGGCTTTTTCAGCCAATCGTAAATAGCGCTGCGATTGAGCACTTGTGTTAGGTCGTCATGAAGGGCGCGATGTAAAAGTTCCTGTTCCAATATTACCTTATCTGAAACGTCTTCTATCACCACTTGAATTGCTTTTTCGCCTTGCCAATTAATGATGTTGTCGTAGATGTTGAAGTGCTTTTTACTGCCATCAAAGCATTGGTTTTCAACAACTGAACTGAAATTTGGCGGACTACCTTTGAGTATGCTCTGGCAACGTTTCATGGCATTCAGTCGGTTTTCTGGTGGAATGATTGAAATGATCGAATCCATGGCCAACACCTGTTCAACCGATTTTGCGCCCTGTAGATCAACCCAAGCTTGATTAACCATCAGTGGTTTGAAGTTTCTATGGACAAGTATGCCTTGTTTAGAGCTGTTGAGCAGAGATTGGTACATCTGGTCTTTTTCTTTATTATGACGCTCAGCTGCGATCACGGAGGTGATATCAATGATCATTACGCGAAGTGCAGGGCGCTTGTTGACCTGAATACCTTGGGCAATGCTAAACAAAGACAAGTTACGCCCGTTAATGACGATGTCGGTATAGAGCTTTCCTTTTAGAAGTTGTCCTTTTATTGCCGTCAGGTAACGTTCGCGCATGGCTCCATGGAAATGCTCGGGCACCATTGAATAGACAAAGTCGACGTTCTTAAGAAGTGATTCTTTACTGGCGTAACCAAATATCTTGGCAATGTTATTATCAACATCAATAACACGATGATCTTGAAGAGTCATGTAGCCCTGAGCGGAATCAAAGTTCTGGCAAGGTATGGCTGTGGTTAAGTCTAATTGGATACTCATATCGACCTGGTAATCTATCCTCTCACCGGAAACAGGTGCTTGGTGTGAACTTATGAGCTTCGCAGCGATACACAATGTATCCTTTGTTGTATTGCAACAAGTCGAATGCAATAAGACACATTAATTGCCGCGAGACTATGGAAGCGAAGTATGATATTCATGATTTATCGAGAGTACCGTAATTTTACTGTACCTAAAACGGATTAAAAATTTATTAAGGATAATTAAAGAGTTATGGAAATAAAAATTGATGACTTGTCTGGTGGAGAGGTGATTGAGCTACTTGAAGAGCATTTAGCTGATATGTATGCGACATCACCTCCAGAAAGTGTTCATGCCCTTGATCTTGATGGACTAAAGTCACCAGAGATAACATTTTTCAGCGCATGGAAAGACAGCCAATTACTGGGCTGTGTCGCGATTAAAGAACTGTCCACTCAACATGCTGAACTCAAGTCGATGAGAACCTCTCAATTTGCTCGTAAATCTGGCGTTGCTAGCCAACTTTTACAACATGTTTTAGATACAGCAATCGCTCGCCAATATCGACAAATCAGTTTAGAAACTGGCTCTGAAGATTACTTCAAACCTGCGCGTAACTTGTATGAAAAATTTGGCTTTGGTTATTGCGAACCTTTTGCAGATTACGAGCTCGATCCTCACAGTCAATTTATGACTATCGAACTGCGCTAGTGCAAGCTCAGAAGCTAATGTCCAAAAACAAAAAGGTTGCTGATAGCAACCTTTTAACTCTGAATCAATAACAGATGATTAAAGCGTTAGCGAGTTTCTAGCTCCGCGAAAATGGCTTCGGCATCGACAACACTTCCTGAGATTGAAAGTGTGCTGAACGGAACCAGATCGTCAGGGCTAGAAGGCTTTTTAACCAGCAACTCCGGGTAGACTTTCGATTCGCCCATCAACATTGCTTTGAGCTCTTTGACGGATAGGTCAGGGTAGCGAGACCAAACTAATGCCGCGACGCCAGACACAACAGGTGCTGCCATGCTGGTACCACTTTTCGAACCATAGGTGTTACCGGGTGTGGTTGATAAAATGCGGTAGCCCGGTGCGAACACATCAACCGACTTTTGACCAAAGTTACTGAAGCTTGCGACTAAGGTTTCGTCTGCGTATTTTGCGGATGCACCCACATCTAACCATGTTGAGATAGGCTTCGAGCGGTAATGCTTAGCGTAGCGGTTTGGAAAGCTTGGTTTGATGTCGTTGTCGTTACGGCTGTTACCCGCAGAGTGAACAATCAGCACGCCTTTACGAGCCGCATAGCGGAAAGCATGGTCGACAATGTACTTACGTGGTGAGTAACTTTTACCAAAACTCATATTAATGATCTTCGCACCGTTATCGACTGCGTAACGCACGGCGTTGGCAATGTCTTTGTCTCGCTCATCGCCGTTTGGCACCATACGTACTGCCATGATCTGAGCATGATCCGCGACACCATCAATACCAATAAAATTATTACGTTCTGCTGCAATAATTCCCGCCACGTGAGTACCGTGTGAACCTACAGGACCTTTTACATCGTTGTTTCCGTATCCTTTTTCCCAAGGGTTAGAAATGTCGTCCCAAACAATATCACCACGTGTATCAAGCTCTAGGTTAAGGTGGAAATCTAAAGAGTCTTGGTATCGACTGCGACGCGATTCTAGATATTCAAATGAGTACCATGAATCAAACACACTCAAAAGCCCTTCAGCAGCGGTTACAACGCTAGCGTTCTCATTATCTAAGAGTGTTTTTAAACCGTTCGTAGAAAAGTCTTTTTGATCGACGTATTGAAGAATCTGTTCTTTGAACTCATTGGCTTGCTCAGTTGCAGTAGTAACGCGATTTAATGCATCTTGGTCATCTTTCAAAGAAGACAAGTAGTCTGCTTCTACCGCTTTAAAGTAAGCTCGTTTTTTACGTGGAATCCAATGACCTTTCTCTTTTAGCTTGAGGTACTTTTTGTATTCTCTGGTGACTTCTAATGTGTCTTGGTCAACGTTAATGCCGAGTGAGTTACCCAGAAAGTTCCAACCGTGAACATCATCGATGTAGCCATTGTCATCATCATCAATACCGTTGTCTGGGATCTCGTCTTCGTTGGTCCAAAGTTTGTTTTTAAGATCTTCGTGTTCCACATCAACGCCGGAATCAAGAACGGCCACGATGACAGGTTGTGGTTGAAGAGGGGGCATTAAGTAGTCGTATACCACATCAGAACCCACGCCTTGGAGTCTGGTGTAACTTGCCGAGAGGTTAAACCAATCGCCACGTTGTTCGTCAGCGTCACTCATCATCCTCATAGAGAAAAATACAGGTTGGATGGTTTCTCGTGAATAATCTTCAACTATCGTCCCTTTTACATCTTGGATGAAGGGCGAGTTGATAGGTTGAGGCTCTGGACTATTTTCATTAAGAGCCGAGGCAGATACGTGAGCCGAAGCCATAATGGCCAAAGCGAGAGTGGTAAGTCTGTGTCCGTGATTCATCTGTGTTGCATCCTTATCATTGTGAGACTGAATAGTTGTTTGCCTAAAACGGATACTTAGGAAAGTTGTTTAACAAGCACTTACTAAGTCAGTTATACGAGTGGGAAAAGCCCGCTCAAAAAGCAGTCAAAAGGTAATATGCAATCAGACTTGTATCATTCGTTTGGTCAATGAAATGGTAGGAAGATCTCACTGTGATCGATTTTAAAGTCTTAAAGTTTGAGCTGAATTCTATTAATAAAAACAACATTTATAAAGTGAAGGCACAGGAATAAAGGTGTTTAAAATCAATTGATTAGTTTGTTAATTGTTTGAGATGCGCGTGAAAACTAAAGTGAGAGTCAGTCTTAGAAAAAGCGGATGTGTACATCTAAGTATTGGCATGTAAGTTACGCCAATCGCCAAATACATGTGATAAGAAGCGCTGATAGGTACAGGGCACTTGTTAACAATATGATAATTTGGCTACTATTGTGGCCCATACACTCGTAACTACTTTTAAAGACCTTTCTCATGTCGACTTATTTTGCTGGTTTTTCTCTTGGTCTTTCGCTGATTCTTGCGATTGGTTCTCAAAACGCGTTTGTTTTAAAACAAGGTCTCAAGAACCAACATGTTCTGACCATTTGTGCGGTGTGTGCGATTTCTGATGCGCTGCTGATCAGTTTTGGGGTAACGGGCTTTGGTGCGATTGTTAAACAGTTTCCACAAATAGAGCAATTTGCTCGTTATGGCGGAGCCATCTTTTTAGGCGTCTACTCGTTCTTAAGCTTCCGCTCTGCATTCACTGAAAACCACGCTCTGGAAGCAAGTGCAGAAACGAAAGATTCATTAACCAAAGCGATAGCCATGTGTTTGGCGTTCACTTGGCTAAACCCGCACGTCTATTTGGATACGGTAGTCCTGCTTGGTTCTATTTCGACTCAATATCAACCTAATCAAATGTTATTTGGCGCAGGGGCGGTAACGGCTTCGTTTGTGTTCTTCTTTTCGCTAGGTTATGGCGCTCGATTCTTGGCACCAATGTTTAAGAACCCAAGAGCATGGAAGGTATTAGAATTTATCGTCGGTGTGATCATGGCATCTATTGCAATATCTTTGATCGTTTAATCGACCAGATTTAGGGATTCAAAGTTTCTGTATTTCACTATTTCCATAAAAATGGAATTATTTCTCGTCTTTTGGTTTTGGTGTTCGTCTTAGGGGTGTAAACAGAAATTAATGACCTAATTCGGAGTCACCATGATTAAATTGATTAGCTTTAAAAACTGCCCATTTGTTCAACGTGTTATGGGTTCTCTCGTAATGAAGAATGTACCGTTTGAAATTGAATATATTGAACTGAGCGACAAGCCACAGTGGTTCTTGGATATTTCGCCAAACGGTCAAGTACCTGTGTTAGTGACTGAAAACGACATGGTATTATTCGAGTCTGATGCGATAGTTGAATACCTCGATGATAAATATGCACCAATTGAAGAGGTGACTGCCGAGCAAAAGGCATTAGATCGTGCTTGGTCTTATCAGGCGAGCAAACATTACATGCCTCAATGCGGCACTATGGGTAGTAAAGATAAAGAGACCTTCGAAACACGTTTGGCGAACCTTCAAAAAGCCTTCCTAAAAGCAGAAAAGAAACTAGGCGAAACAGTATTCTTTAAAGGCGATTACATCTCTAACGTCGACATTGCCTGGCTACCGTTATTACACCGTGCATCGGTGATCAAAGAGCGTTCTGGTTTTGATATGTTGGAAGGCTTCCCAAAAGTACAGAAGTGGCAAGCGGCTTTAATTGAATCTGGATTAACCGATAAAACCGTTCCTGAGGATTTTATTGAGAAATTCAGTGGCTTCTATTTAACGAACAATTACTTGGCAAGCCTAGCAGAAGCTCGTTAATAATATTTATACAATTTGATATATATTTTAATAGCAGGCTGTACTAAATAAATTACCTCAACAAAATAAAACTCACTCTATTTGAATATAGTGTGAGTTTTTTAATCTTATGAGTAAGAAAACAATCAATACAACTAAATTTAGTTACTTCTCTCACATCATAATTAACCCATAGAATTAATGATTTAAGTCGGTTTTATAAGTCAAATAACGGCTTGTCTATTTTTTGTTCCTGTCATTTAATTGCAATGAAATTAGTCAGTCTCATAAGTGAGACTTTATTAAACATCGCTATTTGTTCATTTGATGAACACAAAATGTTGTGATAATTTCTCATTCACTCTGTAAATGAACAATGTTTTATTATTCATTCGGAGTTGTTTATTTAATTTATTTTAAACAGTAACGCAACCGGTGGAATAGTGTCGGATAACTATCAGCGGTTGGTTAGCGTTACTGTAGGACAAACTAAAAAGGGTATTTTCATGCTTAAATCAACATTTCTATTGGGCCTAGTTGGCTTGGTTTCTCTTCCTACTTTTGCTGCTGGTATTGAAGGCGGTCCATACATTGGTGCTGGCCTTGGTGTATATCAAGATTCAGATACTGACGGCGCAGGCAGTTTAGACGCTGAAAGCATGGGGTACAGCCTTTACGGTGGTTACCAATTTAACCGTATCGTTGGTATTGAGCTTGGTTATACAGATTACGCTGATTACGAGTCATATGGCACTAAGGTATTCTCACCAACATCGTTTTCTGTGGCAGCAAACCTAGGCTACACCTTCGACAACTCAATTCGTCCGTTTGTGTTGGCGGGCTTGAGCTATGTCGATCTAAACTCAAATAGCGCCAGTGCTTTTGATGATGACTCTGGTGCAGGCTTCCATTTCGGTGTTGGTGTTGAATACACGCCAGTAGAAAACCTGACACTTCGTCTGATTTCTCAAGCCGATGCAGTAAACATTGAATTCTTCGATAAGCAAACGGGTAATAGACTACAAAGTCGTGATGTTGCGTTCAGCACAGTAACACTGGGTGCTTCATACAACTTCTAATTGCTTAGCAATTGAATCTCAGAAATGGCCCATGTTGTCTAGTGATTACGTGGGCTTTTTTATGGCTCAATAGTTTCGTAAATATAGTCATAATGTGTAGAATCCTATTTTTGCCAAAGTCGAGAAATACAGATGTCTGAACTAATCCAACAACAAATTGGAAATATCGCGTTAGTCGTAGAGAACTATGATGATGCGATCGAGTTCTATACCAAGAAACTTCAATTCACTCTGATCGAAGACACCAATCTAGGTGGCGGAAAACGTTGGGTACAGGTATCTCCTCCGAATTCAAACGGAACGAACTTATTACTGGCTCAAGCGAGTAACGAAGAGCAAAAGCAATCCGTGGGTAACCAAACCGGTGGTCGTGTTTTTCTGTTTCTACAGACCAATGATTTTTGGCGTGACTATGAGCTGATGAAAACAAATGGCGTTGTATTCAATGAAGAGCCACGAGTAGAAGAGTACGGGACTGTAGTTGTGTTCCAAGATCTCTACGGCAACAAATGGGACTTACTTCAGCTAAATCGCCCAAACCATTAAGTTTCAACTTAGCTAGATTTACACATCAAACCGCTCTAACTTTGAGCGGTTTTTTTATATAACAAACAACGTTCAATGACGTGTTGAACACTGAGCCTACAAAGCCTGAAATTAGTTGGTTTTCACAAGCTTATAAAAGGGAAATATCTGAACTATTTTGGTAGATTATGAGTATTACCGACTTCCAGTGAGCAGCAATGAAGATTCTTCACACGTCCGATTGGCACCTTGGCCAAAACTTCTACAATAAAAGCCGTAAGAATGAACACGAACGGTTTTTACAATGGTTACTTGAGCAAGTTACTGAGCACAACATCGACGCGATTATTGTTGCTGGCGATATTTTCGATACCAGTACGCCGCCAAGTTACGCGCGTGAGATGTATAACAAATTTGTTGTCGACTCGAACAAGATCGGCTGCCAATTGGTGTTATTAGGCGGTAACCATGACTCGGTGTCTGTGTTGAAAGAGACACAGCAATTACTGAAGTACATGGGTGCAGACGTGATTCCGAACACCAATGAAGATCACGCGACTCAGGTTGTCGAGCTCAAAGGTAAAACGGGTGATGTAGAAGCCTTGGTGTGTGCTATTCCATTTATTCGTCCTCGTGATGTGCTGACCAGTCAAGCTGGTGTGTCTGGTGTTGAGCGCCAAAAACAGTTGGGTGATGCCATTAAGCAGCATTATCAAAGTGTTTACGATGCCGCGGTCGCAAAGCGTGCGACGTTTGAAAACAGCGAAAACATGCCAATTATTGCAACCGGCCACCTCACCGCAATGGGTGTTCAACAGTCAGATTCCGTGCGCGATATTTACGTTGGTAACCTTGATGGCTTTGCTGCTGATGGTTTCCCTGATGCTGATTACATTGCACTTGGTCATATTCACCGCCCGCAAGTGGTGGCAAAGCGTGAATACATCCGCTATTCCGGCTCTCCAATCCCACTCAGTTTTGATGAGCTTAAATCTCAGAAGCAGGTTTGTGTGGTCGAGTTTGTGGAAGGCGAGCGCACTATTTCTCAACTGGCAGTCCCGACATTCCAACCGCTTGCTGAAATCAAAGGCGACTTGAGTGAAATTGAATCTCAACTGAACCAATACATAGGTTTAGATAGCGAACTGAGCGTTTGGTTGTCGATTGAAGTTCAAGCGCAAGATTATCTTTCAGATCTCCAAGAACGTATGCGTGCCTTGACTGAAGGCTTGAACGTTGAAGTACTGCAACTTCGCCGCGCAAGAGAGCGTCGTAACCAAGCCTTAGAGCAAGAGTCAGCAGAAACGCTGTCTGAACTTAGCCCTATGGATGTGTTTACTAAACGTATTGCCTTAGAAGAGTTTGAAACGGACTCTGAAAAAGCACGTCTAGAACGAATGACGGTGAAGTTTAAGCAAGTCATGGTTGAAGTGTCTGAAAGCTCTCAAGTAACAAACAAAGTAGAAGAGTAACGAGTATGAAGATTTTAAGCTTAGAATTTGAAAACCTAAACTCTTTGAAAGGGCGTTGGAAGCTCGATTTTACCCAATCGCCGTTTGCAGAAAATGGTCTGTTTGCCATTACAGGCCCAACCGGGGCGGGTAAAACAACCATTCTTGATGCGATCTGTTTAGCGTTATTCCACCGAACGCCACGTTTGAAGAGTATTGCGAAAGGCAATAACGAACTGATGACGCGCGGTACTGGCGAATGTTTTGCTGAGCTTGAATTTGAAGTTCAAGGTAAAACCTACCGTTCCAACTTCCATCAAAAACGTGCCCGCGGTAAACACGATGGCGCATTGCAAACACCGACTTGTGAATTTGCGGATGCCGACACCGATAAAGTCTTAGAAACCATGTTAACCAAGAAGACCAAGCTGGTTGAACAGGTAACGGGTTTGGACTTTTCACGCTTTACTAAATCGATCATGTTGTCTCAAGGCGAATTTGCTGCATTCCTCAATGCCAATGCAAATGATCGTGCCGAGCTACTCGAAGAGCTAACAGGGACTGAAGTTTATAGCCTAATTTCAGAGCGTATTTACGATCACTTTAAATCGAGTGAAGAAGCACTGAACCACCTGAAAGCGAAAGCCGAGGGTGTAAGCTTATTGTCTGAAGAGCAAATTCAAGAACTCACCACGGAACGAGAAACCCTTGAAGCCGAACAAAAGCGTTTAGCCGAGCAACTCAAAGAGTGGCAAGCCCACCTTAGCTGGTGGAAAGACGTGACCAAAGCGCAACACACGATTGCGACGAGCGAGCACGACTTAAAAACTGCG
Coding sequences:
- a CDS encoding TonB-dependent receptor gives rise to the protein MSERSLFTRKPLSIAVAVICTSLSPNLLAQEEVKDTDEQMVVTATRTEMALKQAPASMSVITAQDIEDSPGITLADIVAESTSVESDFDSTRAGRQMISIRGMDSDYTLIMVNGRRLSSASAIIRGNDFDLSTIPADSIERVEIIRGPMSALYGSDGMGGTINIITKAPENDWSSTLSMDNSSPMDGNGGQEYSVGLTTSGALIEDELYARVSVNQTSRNAWQPYSGTHSSGYDREDITALEGRDTLSLLASLSWHATDNQTIDFDFGYSDDERESAAESAKSVIESDTRVVRHSQAITHSGFWSWGDTQVRYSRENVTDNDAADLGNNFSSDIEELTQIVEASATTYLGDSHTLTFGMDYQLSELTNKENLSSGTSEAYQGALFVQDQWVMTDSLTATIGGRLDKHELYGEEFSPRVYLVHQTTNDLIIKGGVGKAFKAPTLTQNQSDYTVSSCKGGCALVGNEDLNPETSINYELATVYTQPRWNVEAALFRNEINDLIERTQGYCPQGGDWNESALQCENPDGTPTGDLGAKTYQNVSEAIIQGVELGGMYQISDEWAVSGNYTYLDTEDKSTGEELLERYKHSGFVKLNWNPTYDLSTFVSARYRGERQIDGDLTQDAYTTLNIGTVYNVNDSVRLRAGISNLTDESVSEELEYIGYVEEARTYYVGMTADF
- a CDS encoding class I SAM-dependent methyltransferase yields the protein MSANALYTDLSGYYDLMCVDIDYQAQSNCVRRLHQIFGNEGKTHLDLGCGTGPHVRHFIDYGYQSNGLDLNQPMLDIAQIRCPEANFSVQNMSNFEVSEPFDLITCFLYSIHYNDGIEKLKECIASVHKALKQGGVFCFNVVDKDKICNDLFVRHTTNKEQDDFTFRSGWYYSGEGDKQALKLRIEKTTAGETQIWVDEHPMVAFSFQELIEILKAYFEVHVFEHDYDKLLPWDTQSGNALITCVKS
- a CDS encoding sensor domain-containing diguanylate cyclase → MSIQLDLTTAIPCQNFDSAQGYMTLQDHRVIDVDNNIAKIFGYASKESLLKNVDFVYSMVPEHFHGAMRERYLTAIKGQLLKGKLYTDIVINGRNLSLFSIAQGIQVNKRPALRVMIIDITSVIAAERHNKEKDQMYQSLLNSSKQGILVHRNFKPLMVNQAWVDLQGAKSVEQVLAMDSIISIIPPENRLNAMKRCQSILKGSPPNFSSVVENQCFDGSKKHFNIYDNIINWQGEKAIQVVIEDVSDKVILEQELLHRALHDDLTQVLNRSAIYDWLKKPLSDQTEMSCLLLDIDDFKKINDQFGHSVGDEVIRTLAQIIKKHVKALNGVVGRWGGEEFIVFFPKARTNQATALATADSQARVVGERICEEFRTRQFLGFNRTKFQSSVSIGITDTCIVRTSNSLNTLIRVTDDALYRAKLNGKNRVSVNHEGACVACGQ
- a CDS encoding GNAT family N-acetyltransferase, which codes for MEIKIDDLSGGEVIELLEEHLADMYATSPPESVHALDLDGLKSPEITFFSAWKDSQLLGCVAIKELSTQHAELKSMRTSQFARKSGVASQLLQHVLDTAIARQYRQISLETGSEDYFKPARNLYEKFGFGYCEPFADYELDPHSQFMTIELR
- a CDS encoding S8 family peptidase; its protein translation is MNHGHRLTTLALAIMASAHVSASALNENSPEPQPINSPFIQDVKGTIVEDYSRETIQPVFFSMRMMSDADEQRGDWFNLSASYTRLQGVGSDVVYDYLMPPLQPQPVIVAVLDSGVDVEHEDLKNKLWTNEDEIPDNGIDDDDNGYIDDVHGWNFLGNSLGINVDQDTLEVTREYKKYLKLKEKGHWIPRKKRAYFKAVEADYLSSLKDDQDALNRVTTATEQANEFKEQILQYVDQKDFSTNGLKTLLDNENASVVTAAEGLLSVFDSWYSFEYLESRRSRYQDSLDFHLNLELDTRGDIVWDDISNPWEKGYGNNDVKGPVGSHGTHVAGIIAAERNNFIGIDGVADHAQIMAVRMVPNGDERDKDIANAVRYAVDNGAKIINMSFGKSYSPRKYIVDHAFRYAARKGVLIVHSAGNSRNDNDIKPSFPNRYAKHYRSKPISTWLDVGASAKYADETLVASFSNFGQKSVDVFAPGYRILSTTPGNTYGSKSGTSMAAPVVSGVAALVWSRYPDLSVKELKAMLMGESKVYPELLVKKPSSPDDLVPFSTLSISGSVVDAEAIFAELETR
- a CDS encoding LysE/ArgO family amino acid transporter, whose amino-acid sequence is MSTYFAGFSLGLSLILAIGSQNAFVLKQGLKNQHVLTICAVCAISDALLISFGVTGFGAIVKQFPQIEQFARYGGAIFLGVYSFLSFRSAFTENHALEASAETKDSLTKAIAMCLAFTWLNPHVYLDTVVLLGSISTQYQPNQMLFGAGAVTASFVFFFSLGYGARFLAPMFKNPRAWKVLEFIVGVIMASIAISLIV
- a CDS encoding glutathione S-transferase family protein, which gives rise to MIKLISFKNCPFVQRVMGSLVMKNVPFEIEYIELSDKPQWFLDISPNGQVPVLVTENDMVLFESDAIVEYLDDKYAPIEEVTAEQKALDRAWSYQASKHYMPQCGTMGSKDKETFETRLANLQKAFLKAEKKLGETVFFKGDYISNVDIAWLPLLHRASVIKERSGFDMLEGFPKVQKWQAALIESGLTDKTVPEDFIEKFSGFYLTNNYLASLAEAR
- a CDS encoding porin family protein; the encoded protein is MLKSTFLLGLVGLVSLPTFAAGIEGGPYIGAGLGVYQDSDTDGAGSLDAESMGYSLYGGYQFNRIVGIELGYTDYADYESYGTKVFSPTSFSVAANLGYTFDNSIRPFVLAGLSYVDLNSNSASAFDDDSGAGFHFGVGVEYTPVENLTLRLISQADAVNIEFFDKQTGNRLQSRDVAFSTVTLGASYNF
- a CDS encoding VOC family protein; this translates as MSELIQQQIGNIALVVENYDDAIEFYTKKLQFTLIEDTNLGGGKRWVQVSPPNSNGTNLLLAQASNEEQKQSVGNQTGGRVFLFLQTNDFWRDYELMKTNGVVFNEEPRVEEYGTVVVFQDLYGNKWDLLQLNRPNH
- the sbcD gene encoding exonuclease subunit SbcD, coding for MKILHTSDWHLGQNFYNKSRKNEHERFLQWLLEQVTEHNIDAIIVAGDIFDTSTPPSYAREMYNKFVVDSNKIGCQLVLLGGNHDSVSVLKETQQLLKYMGADVIPNTNEDHATQVVELKGKTGDVEALVCAIPFIRPRDVLTSQAGVSGVERQKQLGDAIKQHYQSVYDAAVAKRATFENSENMPIIATGHLTAMGVQQSDSVRDIYVGNLDGFAADGFPDADYIALGHIHRPQVVAKREYIRYSGSPIPLSFDELKSQKQVCVVEFVEGERTISQLAVPTFQPLAEIKGDLSEIESQLNQYIGLDSELSVWLSIEVQAQDYLSDLQERMRALTEGLNVEVLQLRRARERRNQALEQESAETLSELSPMDVFTKRIALEEFETDSEKARLERMTVKFKQVMVEVSESSQVTNKVEE